One genomic window of Meleagris gallopavo isolate NT-WF06-2002-E0010 breed Aviagen turkey brand Nicholas breeding stock chromosome 22, Turkey_5.1, whole genome shotgun sequence includes the following:
- the ASXL1 gene encoding LOW QUALITY PROTEIN: polycomb group protein ASXL1 (The sequence of the model RefSeq protein was modified relative to this genomic sequence to represent the inferred CDS: inserted 2 bases in 1 codon): MTPKQILQVIEAEGLKEMSGTSPLACLNAMLHSNSRGGDGLFYKLPGRISLFTLKKDALQWSRNLSVPEGDELEDTADAESCESNETSTVSGDNDVSLDETSSNASCSTESQSKGPSTARESNRTASQTTKQKRKTGVMLPRVVLTPLKVNGAHMESASGFTGRHADGESSSTSSSSSSSLALCSATLRSRTEINRDPPQLLRGIRKPTAGQMKRNRGEDIDFETPGSILVNTNLRALINSRTFNALPSHFQQQLLYLLPEVDRQVGADGLMRLSGSALNNEFFTHAAQSWRERLADGEFTHEMQVRIRQEMEKEKRVEQWKEKFFEDYYGQKLGLTQEESQEQNLVQEDAENRTALSVKGETRLPRGPSTRQRDGHFKKRSRADLRCRARRSLYKLRDSEQKEAPKETASVGPDSSLHKDTKSEMDLKKDDLTSASAAVLKPENSELQLSPETSKLHSKSEDLSLATANRIPCLSQESSARESKDQKRKCFEEAASASFPEKKPRLEDRQSFRNTIESVHSEKPQPTKEEPKVPPIRIQLSRIKPPWVVKGQPAYQICPRIIPNTEPSARGRSGARTLADIKARALQARAQREAAAAAIGGXGGPGGGRNAEGGGGERSSHRRRRRSKRTRRKRSSDLQRTQLLSSLRLNGEKASSEAAAQAASTNSFASSKQDSFSSKTEGSGVLECAAGAGSGEAQSGDGSPGGQCCDALTASALDSTALERPEESPEQLFCDARTESSSCAASQEGQSTEVTHVVPPAVGLSCPQAHGAEIDPAGGRIVSELRDVGIPTVQLDYPSDVKENSTSHPALLPELPSGGKECHEPKVISRFRFNGSETTLVEQCMKNYSGDSKILTAGAQEGVPALCNFTHLQAGRENDGKLSNEEQNAESLLKSSLCDGFVSQNRIDTSEKLRERCPGTESEDECQPLRETGEFKADDEVQSTHSESTDTASDFEADVVDENVEMEMCYRNLSCREVARKGSFCQSSTEECDKISSKSSLEAGDPPCVVDFSSVATVSTAPPPQRWGLHAPLPPKPERPSGSAQSISSDASSPLVKQLLKGNHLLEEVLPVPHANIKVEGAQPPLDKQSESLPMPMERGSNCCFGKESCPDVQIKTSALTGSDDFPPMRSSVDPQEKTCGSGAALPRVEGMENQPVPEKHSKIGFTLSCQDQLANVASASQKPEDMSPRERTFSSCGFEEQKELSKVHRVPQHNPLTNVITNQSPEKPNLTPEPPFLSPSVDSLGPNQMGNTSVNQNYVGVQGKKLFGSGFPCNPGVRLHHSRASDQISAMGALAPTKQISLTKSCASAEGMPTAREEWTSKQRVNTLGGIKNENVLACGSPTKSSGESQKDAAPNPAELREHSQSIPLVMDLPFLKLSREAGKRHSHPLEPSSIPSQFNIKQAFYGKLSKLQLNSTSFNYSSSAPAFPRSLAGSMMQLTHKANFAANRNTSLSVQMFADSSSVEEISFKCSCSLKAMIMCKGCGAFRHDDCIGPSKLCVLCLVVR; this comes from the exons ATGACCCCGAAGCAGATTCTGCAGGTCATAGAGGCTGAAGGACTGAAGGAAATGAG TGGTACCTCTCCCCTGGCCTGCCTCAACGCCATGCTCCATTCCAATTCCAGGGGAGGCGATGGGCTCTTCTACAAACTGCCTGGACGTATCAGCCTGTTCACACTGAAG AAGGATGCCCTGCAGTGGTCTCGGAACCTGTCTGTGCCAGAAGGGGATGAACTGGAGGATACAGCAGATGCAGAAAGCTGCGAGTCCAATGAAACAAGCACTGTGAGTGGTGATAATGATG TGTCTCTTGATGAAACCTCCTCTAATGCCTCCTGTTCCACCGAATCTCAGAGCAAGGGACCCTCTACTGCCAGGGAGAGCAATAGAACAGCCTCACAG ACAACCAAACAAAAGAGGAAGACAGGTGTGATGTTGCCACGTGTTGTCTTAACGCCACTGAAAGTAAATGGGGCACACATGGAGTCTGCATCTG GCTTCACAGGAAGGCATGCTGATGGGGAGAGTAGCAgcacatccagcagcagcagcagctctttggctctgtgcagtgccACCTTGCGCAGCcgaacagaaataaacagggATCCTCCACAGCTGCTGAGAGGTATCCGAAAGCCCACAGCTG GGCAAATGAAACGAAACAGGGGTGAGGATATTGACTTTGAAACACCTGGTTCCATTCTCGTCAACACAAACCTGCGGGCTCTGATAAACTCCAGAACCTTTAATGCACTCCCATCacacttccagcagcagcttcttTACCTCCTTCCAGAAGTTGATAGACAG GTTGGGGCTGATGGGCTGATGCGTCTCAGTGGCAGCGCTCTGAATAATGAATTTTTCACCcatgctgctcagagctggaggGAACGCCTGGCTGATG GTGAATTCACACATGAAATGCAAGTTCGAATTCGGcaggagatggagaaggagaagagagtGGAGCAGTGGAAGGAGAAGTTCTTTGAGGACTACTATGGACAAAA GTTGGGCTTGACCCAGGAAGAATCCCAGGAGCAGAATTTGGTGCAAGAAGACGCCGAGAACAGGACAGCTCTGTCTGTTAAAGGAGAAACAAGGCTGCCACGTGGTCCTTCCACACGGCAGAGGGATGGGCACTTCAAGAAGCGCTCCCGGGCCGACCTGCGGTGCAGAGCCAGGAGGAGCCTGTACAAATTGCGTGATTCTGAGCAAAAAGAGGCTCCCAAAGAGACTGCTTCTGTGGGACCGGATTCCTCTCTTCATAAAGACACAAAGTCTGAGATGGACCTGAAGAAAGATGACCTGACAAGTGCTTCTGCTGCAGTACTGAAGCCAGAGAATTCAGAATTGCAACTCTCTCCAGAGACTTCCAAACTGCACAGTAAATCAGAAGATCTGTCATTGGCAACTGCAAACAGAATTCCCTGTTTGTCCCAGGAGAGCTCTGCTCGGGAATCAAAGGACCAGAAGAGGAAATGCTTTGAGGAGGctgcctctgcctccttccccGAAAAGAAGCCCCGGCTTGAAGATCGTCAGTCCTTTCGTAACACAATTGAAAGTGTTCACTCAGAAAAGCCACAACCTACTAAAGAGGAGCCAAAAGTCCCACCCATCCGG attcaaCTTTCACGTATTAAACCACCCTGGGTGGTTAAAGGTCAGCCAGCTTACCAGATATGCCCCAGGATCATCCCCAACACGGAGCCCTCCGCCCGGGGCAGGAGCGGGGCCAGAACTCTCGCAGACATTAAGGCCCGTGCTCTGCAGGCCCGAGCCCAGcgagaagctgctgcagccgCCATTGGTGG GGGCGGCCCCGGCGGAGGGAGAAACGCTGAGGGGGGTGGAGGAGAACGCAGCAGCCATCGCAGACGCAGGAGATCAAAGAGAACTCGTCGAAAGCGCTCATCAGATCTACAGCGAACACAACTACTGTCGTCTCTCCGTCTGAATGGAGAGAAGGCCAGCTCTGAGGCGGCCGCACAGGCAGCCAGCACAAATTCCTTTGCCTCCTCGAAACAAGACTCCTTTTCTTCGAAGACTGAGGGAAGTGGTGTTCTGGAATGCGCTGCAGGCGCTGGCTCAGGGGAAGCTCAGTCCGGCGATGGCTCACCtggagggcagtgctgtgatGCTCTGACTGCGTCAGCACTGGACAGCACGGCTTTGGAGAGGCCAGAGGAGAGCCCCGAGCAGCTCTTCTGCGATGCGAGGACTGAATCCTCGTCATGTGCTGCGTCACAGGAggggcagagcacagaggtgacacacgTGGTTCCTCCCGCAGTTGGTCTGTCGTGTCCTCAAGCGCACGGAGCTGAGATTGATCCTGCAGGAGGCAGGATTGTGTCAGAACTCAGAGATGTTGGTATTCCCACTGTACAGTTGGATTATCCTTCTGATGTAAAGGAAAATTCCACCAGTCATCCTGCTCTTCTGCCAGAGTTGCCATCGGGTGGTAAAGAATGCCATGAGCCGAAAGTGATATCGAGATTTAGATTTAATGGCTCTGAAACAACATTAGTGGAACAATGCATGAAAAATTATAGCGGTGACTCCAAAATACTGACTGCTGGCGCACAGGAAGGAGTGCCCGCACTGTGTAACTTCACACATCTGCAGGCAGGGAGAGAGAAtgatggcaaactgagcaaTGAGGAACAGAATGCAGAATCTCTGTTGAAATCCTCTTTATGTGATGGCTTTGTTTCTCAGAATAGGATAGATACCTCCGAAAAACTGAGGGAGAGATGCCCCGGAACAGAATCAGAAGACGAGTGCCAGCCGTTGAGAGAGACTGGAGAGTTCAAGGCAGATGATGAAGTACAGAGCACACACAGTGAATCAACAGATACTGCTTCGGATTTTGAAGCTGACGTGGTTGATGAGAATGTGGAGATGGAGATGTGTTACAGAAACCTCAGCTGTAGGGAGGTAGCTAGGAAGGGCTCCTTCTgtcagagcagcactgaggaatGTGATAAAATTAGTTCAAAATCATCTCTGGAAGCAGGTGATCCGCCCTGCGTTGTGGACTTTTCTTCAGTGGCCACAGTGAGCACTGCACCTCCACCTCAGAGGTGGGGACTGCATGCACCATTGCCCCCAAAGCCTGAGAGGCCATCGGGTTCTGCTCAGTCCATATCCTCTGATGCCAGCAGCCCTTTGGTGAAGCAGCTGCTTAAGGGGAACCATCTGCTGGAAGAGGTTCTCCCGGTACCTCACGCCAACATCAAGGTGGAAGGTGCACAGCCGCCTCTAGACAAGCAGTCAGAAAGCCTCCCCATGCCAATGGAGAGAGGTAGCAATTGCTGTTTTGGTAAAGAATCTTGCCCAGATGTGCAGATAAAGACGAGTGCCCTAACCGGGAGTGATGACTTCCCCCCAATGAGATCTTCTGTAGATCCCCAGGAGAAGACATGTGGGTCAGGAGCAGCATTGCCTAGAGTGGAGGGTATGGAGAATCAGCCCGTTCCAGAAAAACATTCCAAAATTGGCTTCACCTTAAGCTGCCAAGACCAACTGGCAAATGTGGCAAGTGCCTCTCAGAAGCCTGAAGACATGAGCCCTCgggaaagaacattttcttcctgtggCTTTGAAGAGCAAAAAGAATTGTCTAAGGTCCATCGGGTGCCACAGCATAACCCATTAACAAATGTCATCACAAATCAAAGTCCTGAGAAGCCGAACCTGACTCCAGAACCTCCGTTTTTATCTCCAAGTGTAGATTCTCTCGGCCCAAATCAGATGGGGAATACATCTGTCAATCAAAATTATGTTGGAGTTCAAGGCAAAAAGCTCTTTGGTTCTGGTTTTCCTTGCAACCCCGGTGTTAGGCTACATCACTCAAGGGCTTCAGATCAGATTTCAGCCATGGGAGCCTTGGCCCCGACCAAACAGATTTCTCTGACCAAAAGCTGTGCGTCTGCAGAAGGAATGCCGACTGCAAGGGAAGAGTGGACTTCAAAGCAGCGTGTGAACACCCTGGGaggaataaaaaatgagaaCGTGTTGGCATGTGGCAGCCCAACCAAGAGTAGCGGGGAGAGCCAGAAGGATGCAGCACCAAACCCTGCAGAGCTGAGGGAGCATTCGCAGAGTATTCCTCTGGTGATGGACTTGCCGTTCCTGAAGCTTTCAAGGGAAGCAGGAAAAAGACACAGTCACCCTTTGGAGCCTTCTTCCATACCCTCTCAGTTCAATATCAAACAAGCGTTTTATGGGAAGCTTtctaagctgcagctaaatTCCACCAGCTTTAATTATTCATCCAGCGCTCCAGCTTTTCCCAGAAGCCTTGCTGGAAGCATGATGCAGCTAACCCACAAAGCGAACTTTGCTGCAAACCGTAACACGTCCCTTTCCGTGCAGATGTTTGCCGATAGCAGCAGCGTTGAAGAAATATCCTTCAAGTGTTCGTGCAGCCTTAAAGCCATGATAATGTGTAAAGGCTGCGGGGCGTTTCGTCACGATGACTGTATAGGACCCTCTAAGCTTTGTGTATTGTGCCTTGTGGTGAGATAA